TACTTGATTGAATGGGGGAAATACTGCCCCTGGGCCCAGCTGAGGTCTCTCTCTTCTCACAGTTTCCATGTGGTACACACTCCCCCGCTACACCCTGACTTCAAGAGGGCCCTCGGGGACCTGCCCCACCACTTCAACTCCTCCACCCAGCCCGCCTACCTCAGGCTCATCTCCAACTACGGCACCCACTTCATCCGGGCTGTGGAGCTGGGCGGCCGCATCTCGGCCCTCACTGCCCTGCGCACCTGCGAGCTGGCCCTGGAAGGGCTCACGGACGACGAGGTGGAGGACTGCCTGACCGTCGAGGCCCAGGTCAACATAGGTGCCCGCGGCAGCTCCTCTGCCGAAGCCAAGGCCTgtgaggagaagaagaagaagcacaAGATGACGGCCTCCTTCCACCAAACCTACCGGGAGCGCCATTCGGAAGTGGTTGGCGGCCATCACACTTCCATTAACGACCTGCTGTTCGGGATCCAGGCCGGGCCCGAGCAGTACTCAGCCTGGGTGAACTCGCTGCCCGGCAGCCCTGGCCTGGTGGACTACACCCTGGAACCCCTGCACGTGCTGCTGGACAGCCAGGACCCGCGGCGGGAGGCACTGAGGAGGGCCCTGAGTCAGTACCTGACGGACAGGGCTCGCTGGAGGGACTGCAGCCGGCCGTGCCCGCCGGGGCGGCAGAAGAGCCCCCGAGACCCGTGCCAGTGTGTGTGCCATGGCTCAGCGGTCACCACCCAGGACTGCTGCCCTCGGCAGAGGGGCCTGGCCCAGCTGGAAGTGACCTTCATCCAAGCATGGGGCCTGTGGGGGGACTGGTTCACTGCCACTGATGCCTATGTGAAGGTCTTCTTTGGTGGCCAGGAGCTGAGGACGAGCACCGTGTGGAGCAATAACAACCCCATCTGGTCAGTGCGGCTGGATTTTGGGGATGTGCTCCTGGCCACAGGGGGGCCCCTGAGGTTGCAGGTCTGGGATCAGGACTCTGGCTGGGATGATGACCTCCTTGGCA
This genomic stretch from Pongo pygmaeus isolate AG05252 chromosome 8, NHGRI_mPonPyg2-v2.0_pri, whole genome shotgun sequence harbors:
- the PRF1 gene encoding perforin-1, translated to MAARLLLLGIVLLLLPLPIPAPCHTAARSECKRSHKFVPGAWLAGEGVDVTSLRRSGSFPVDTQRFLRPDGTCTLCENALQEGTLQRLPLALTNWRAQGSGCQRHVTRAKVSSTEAVARDAARSIRNDWKVGLDVTPKPTSNVHVSVAGSHSQAANFAAQKTHQDQYSFSTDTVECRFYSFHVVHTPPLHPDFKRALGDLPHHFNSSTQPAYLRLISNYGTHFIRAVELGGRISALTALRTCELALEGLTDDEVEDCLTVEAQVNIGARGSSSAEAKACEEKKKKHKMTASFHQTYRERHSEVVGGHHTSINDLLFGIQAGPEQYSAWVNSLPGSPGLVDYTLEPLHVLLDSQDPRREALRRALSQYLTDRARWRDCSRPCPPGRQKSPRDPCQCVCHGSAVTTQDCCPRQRGLAQLEVTFIQAWGLWGDWFTATDAYVKVFFGGQELRTSTVWSNNNPIWSVRLDFGDVLLATGGPLRLQVWDQDSGWDDDLLGTCDQAPKSGSHEVRCNLNHGHLKFRYHARCLPHLGGGTCLDYVPQMLLGEPPGNRSGAVW